From the Leptospira biflexa serovar Patoc strain 'Patoc 1 (Paris)' genome, one window contains:
- the whiG gene encoding RNA polymerase sigma factor WhiG has protein sequence MSRLLDKYNQFDETDLWKQYRVKKDAEIRSYLVEKYSPLVKHVAGRIAIGMPQNVEFEDLVSYGVFGLLDAIEKFDPSREIKFKTYAMTRIRGSIFDELRSVDWIPRSIRQKAKQLENIIAMLENKEGKKVDDEEIAKELGVSMEEYNSLLAKLSGTSLVSLNDIWFLGDENDEVSFMETLESPMNMNPDNIIEKEEIKNVIVEAIQSLPEKEKKVIVLYYYEDLTLKEIGEVLEVTESRISQLHTKAVARLRSKLSKVKSAIQKR, from the coding sequence ATGTCAAGATTGCTAGACAAATACAATCAGTTTGATGAGACAGATCTTTGGAAACAATACCGTGTCAAAAAGGACGCGGAAATCCGAAGTTATCTTGTTGAAAAATATTCACCTCTCGTCAAACACGTGGCCGGGCGGATTGCGATCGGAATGCCACAAAATGTGGAATTTGAAGACCTCGTCAGTTATGGCGTCTTTGGTCTGTTAGATGCCATTGAAAAGTTTGACCCTTCCCGCGAAATTAAATTCAAAACCTATGCGATGACTCGTATCCGTGGGTCCATCTTTGATGAACTCCGCAGTGTGGATTGGATCCCAAGGTCCATCCGCCAAAAGGCAAAACAACTCGAAAACATCATTGCCATGCTTGAGAACAAAGAGGGCAAAAAAGTCGATGATGAAGAGATTGCCAAAGAACTTGGCGTCTCCATGGAAGAATACAATTCCCTCCTTGCCAAACTCTCTGGAACCTCACTTGTTTCACTGAATGACATTTGGTTTCTCGGAGATGAGAACGATGAAGTTTCCTTTATGGAAACATTAGAGTCTCCGATGAATATGAACCCAGACAATATCATCGAAAAAGAAGAAATCAAAAACGTCATTGTCGAAGCCATCCAGTCATTGCCTGAAAAGGAAAAAAAAGTCATCGTCCTCTATTACTATGAAGACCTGACCTTAAAAGAGATTGGGGAAGTATTGGAAGTCACAGAATCACGTATCTCTCAACTCCACACCAAAGCTGTCGCA